From one Lycium ferocissimum isolate CSIRO_LF1 chromosome 7, AGI_CSIRO_Lferr_CH_V1, whole genome shotgun sequence genomic stretch:
- the LOC132061960 gene encoding uncharacterized protein LOC132061960 encodes MCSITYLLYELVNNQFSNLYRNYSQNSPVVPNMDVGQSSQFGGVDHSPHHDSAYEQQRMNALDNEDFPNYYESSSSDDDEITNNAEVTDDENDDDVQVGMTNNIPQRQNQQEPMHHHVPPPMTENSTSESPIQWHSNNIPYLDGSRS; translated from the exons atgtgtagtaTCACGtatttgttgtatgaattggtaaataaccagttttcaaatctttataggaACTATTCTCAAAACTCGCCAGTGGtaccaaatatggatgttggtcaatcctctcagttcggtggagttgatcattctccacaccatgacAGTGCTTATGAACAACA gaggatgaatgcacttgataatgaagattttcctaattattatgagtcatcatcaagtgatgacgatgaaataactaataatgcagaggtaactgatgatgaaaatgatgatgatgttcaagttggtatgaccaACAATATTCCTCAAAGACAAAACCAACAAGAACCAATGCACCACCACGTACCACCACCGATGACTGAAAACTCAACTTCTGAAAGCCCAATTCAgtggcattctaacaatatccctTATCTTGACGGCAGTAGGTCGTGA